AAGCTGACCGAGGGCTCCATCAACCCCCACGACATTCTGCGGATCAAGGGACCCGGCGCGGTGCAGGTGTACCTGGTCAACGAGATTCAGGAGGTCTACCGCCTGAACGGCGTACACATCAACGACAAGCACATCGAGGTGATCGTCCGCCAGATGCTGCAGAAGATAAAGATCGAGGACCCGGGCGACGCCATCTTCATCGAGGGCGACCAGGTGGACAAGACCCAGGTGCGCGACGAGAACGAGCGGGTGATGCGCGAAGGCGGGCGTCCGGCCACCTTCCAGTCGCTACTGATGGGCATCACCAAATCGGCCCTCTCCACCTCCAGCTTCATCTCGGCGGCCTCATTCCAGGAGACCACCCGGGTGCTGACCGAGGCTGCGGTCCAGGGCAAGACCGACTACCTGCTGGGCTTAAAGGAGAACGTCATCGTGGGCAGGCTGATCCCGGCCGGCACCGGCCTGAAGCGCTACCGCAACCTGAAGATCGTGGAGCAGCAGAGCCAGGACGAAGAGGAGTTGGCCCCGGTGGCGGCTGCAGAGCCAGAGTTCGAGGAGGACGAGGAATAAGATACTGCACAGAAGGCCGGCTTCATGCCGGCCTTCTTCGTTCTGCATATAACCAACAAAACGCCAAGACGCAAAGCTTGCCCTGAGCCGGGTCGAAGGGTGCGCCAAGGGTTTTGCAAAATAAGGTTACGCGATCATTGTGTCGAGGATTTTCCGGCAATACACCAAATTGCTAATATTATTAAAACAGAGTATAATCAAATTATGAAAACAATTTTATTACGAAAAAATCAGGAACGGCGGATCAAGGCCGGACATCCCTGGGTGTTCTCCAACGAAATCTGGAAAATGCCGGATAGGCTGTATCCCGGCGAGGACGTCCAGGTGTCGGACTCCCGGGGCCACCTGATCGGCAGCGGTTTTTACAATCCCCATTCGCTGATCTCGGTCAGGATCTACTCCCGGGAACGGCGGGAATTCGACCGGGAGCTCATCAGGGAACGGCTGAAGCAGGCCGATGACCTGCGGCAGAGATTCTATCCCGGGTCCAAATTCTACCGGCTGTGCTACGGCGAATCCGACGGCCTGCCGGGGCTGATCATTGACCGCTACGACCGGCAGCTGGTGCTGGAGATCATGTCGCTGGGGACCGACTGCCGCAAAGATTTCGTGGTCGAATCTCTCAGGGAACAGTTCGACCCGGAATGCATCTACGAACGGAGCGACAGCTATTCCCGCAAGCTGGAGGGGCTGACTCCGGCCATCGGCGCTCTGCACGGCCAATTGAGATCGGAGATAACCTTGGAGGAGAACGGCCTGAAATTCTCGGCCGACCTGATGTACGGCCAGAAGACCGGCTGGTTCTTCGACCAGCGGGACAACCGGGCGGCCCTGCATCCCTACGTTAGGGGCCGGACGGTGCTGGATTGCTTCTGCCACACCGGGGGTTTTGCCGTCAACGCCGCCGCCGGAGGGGCCTCCGAGGTCACCGGGATGGATATATCCCCGGCAGCGGTGGAGATGGCCGGGAGGAACGCGGCCCTCAACGGCCTGCAGAAAACCTGCCGCTTCCGCAAGGCCGACGTGATGCAGGAACTTAAGATCATGACCGAATCCGATGTTAAGTACGACCTGGTGATCCTGGATCCCCCGGCCTTCGCCAAGAACAAAAAATCAGTGGAGTCGGCCCTGAAGGGTTACAAGGAGATAAACTTAAGGGCCATGAAACTTTTGCCACGGGGCGGGATCCTGGTTTCCTGCTCCTGCTCCTATCACATCGAGGAGGAGCAATTCCGGGTGATGCTGGTGGACGCCGCCCGGGACGCCGGCCGGACCATCAAGCTTCTGGAATTCCGGCACCAGGCCAAGGACCATCCGGTGCTGCTGGCCAGCAAGGAGACCCAGTACCTGAAGTGCGCCTTCATGGCCATAGAGTGAACACCCGACCTCTCCCTCGATCCCTCTCCTAAAGCATTAGGAGAGGGAAGGGTGAGGTCAAAAGCGTAAAGCGATCAGCAATACAAAAATGGTAGTAAAATTAGCTTATCTTTAACAATAGGAAACAAAGTTATTCTCCCTCGAATAAAATCCCGCTGGCATTCCCCCGGAGGCTACCGGGAGGTGCTGTTACTGGCCCTGCCCCTGATCATGAGCACCGCCTCGTGGTCGGTCCAGCATTTTGTGGACCGGATGTTCCTGACCTGGTATTCCCCTGAGGCCATCGCCGCGGCCATGCCGGCCGGCATGCTGAACTTCGCCCTGATGTGCATCTTTTTGGGCACCGCCGGGTATGTCAGTACTTTTGTAGCCCAGTATTACGGAGCCAAGCAGGAAAAACAGATCGGCCCCATGATCTGGCAGGGGATCTATATCGCCGCCATCGGAGGTTTGCTTACCCTGCTGTTGATCCCCTGGTCCGGAGATATCTTCCGGTGGGTGGGACACGAACCGTTGGTGCAGAAGAACGAGGCGGTATATTTCGCCATCCTATGTGTCGGGGCCCTGCCGGCCCTGATGGCCTCGGCCCTGTCGGGCTTCTATTCCGGTCTGGGAAAGACCGTGCCGGTGATGTGGATCAATATTGCCGCCACGGCCATCAACATCATTTTTGATTACCTGATGATATTCGGCCACGGGGGATTCCCCGAGATGGGGATGGCCGGGGCTGCCTGGGCGACGGTGTTTTCGGCGATATTCTCGGTGATAGCTTACGCCCTGTTAATTTTCCGACCCAAATATAATAAGCTGTACGACACCTTAAGCGGATGGAGGTTCAGCCGAACCAGGTTCATCTCCCTTTTGAAATTCGGGTTTCCCAACGGCATCCAGTTCTTTGTGGACATGGCCGGATTCACTTTCTTCATCCTGCTGGTGGGCCGGCTGGGCAGCGACAACCTGGCGGCCTCGAACATCGCCTTCAACGTAAACACTCTGGCCTTCATGCCCATGATCGGTTTCGGGATAGCCACTTCGGTGCTGGTGGGGCAATACCTGGGGAGAGATGATCCTCAGACCGCCAGCCGCAGCGTCTACTCGGCTTTTCACCTGACCTTTATCTACATGGCAGCGGTGGCCCTGCTGTACTTTTTTTGGCCCGACCTGTTCCTGATGCCGTTCGCCGCCAAGGCCGATCCGGCCAGGTTCGAAAACATCCGTCGGACCACGGTGATCCTGCTGCGATTCGTGGCGGTCTACTCGCTGTTCGACGGCCTGAACATCATCTTCTCCTCGGCCATCAAGGGGGCGGGGGATACCAAATTCGTGATGTACATGGTGCTGGCGCTCTCCCTGGGGCTGCTTTCAATTCCCAGCTACCTGGCCATAGTGGTGATGAAGGCCGGGATCTATTCGGCCTGGGTCGTGGCCTCGGTGTATGTGATCATTTTGGGAGTGGCTTTCTACCTGCGGTTCCGGGGCGGGAAGTGGAAGGCCATGCGGGTCATCGAGCCGGCGGCCCCGGCCCTGATAATGCATCCGGAAACGCCGGCGGTGGAGTGATAACCATATCTGTAATATTCGGAAATCTAAAATCGCTCATCAACATAAAGAGGCTGCATCCAAGCAGCCTTTTATTTTTGTTTTCAAAATTACTTTGCTTTTTATTATAATTGACACCCCAAAATATTTATGATAAAATTAGCATCTGTAGTAAATTTATAAATTTATAACTCACTGGATAATAAAAGATTATGAATATCGTCGTCTGTATCAAGCAGGTGCCGGACACCACCGACGTCCGGATCGATCCTGCCACCAATACCCTGATCCGGGAGGGAGTGCCCTCCATCATCAACCCTTTCGACATGTATGCCATCGAAGAGGGTTTAAGGCTTAGGGAGAAGCTGGGGGGGAAGGTCACCGTCATCTCCATGGGGCCGCCCCAGGTGATCGAAGCCCTCAAGGAAGCGATCTCCATGGGGGTGGATGACGCCATCCTGCTTTCCGACCGGGCCTTTGCCGGGGCGGATACCTGGGCCACCTCGTACACCTTGTCCATGGGCATCAGGAAGATGGGCGGGGCGGATGTGATCCTGTGCGGCAAGCAGGCCATAGATGGCGATACCGCCCAGGTGGGGCCGGGGGTGGCCGAATTTCTGGACATCCCCCAGGTGACCTACGTCAAGAAGATAGAGCAGATCGACGATAAGAAGGCTCGGGCCTGGCGGATGACCGAGGAGGGCTACGAGGTGGTGGACACTTCCCTGCCGGCCATGTTCACCGTGGTCAAGGAGATCAACGAGCCGCGGCTGCCGTCGCTGAAGGGCAAGATGAAGGCCAAATCATTCCAGCCCACCGTCTGGAAGGCCGCCGATATCGGGGCCGATGAGAAGAACATCGGGCTGAATGGGTCGCCCACCAACGTGGTGAAGATATTCACGCCACCAGTGCGCTCCGGCGGGGTGATCCTGCAGGGCGATGTCCAGCAAGCGGTGGAAAAAGTGGTGGAAGGTTTGAAAGAGCGACAGATAATCTGATGACCTCTCCCCTGCCCCTCTCCTAATGCTTTAGGAGAGGGAAGGGTGAGGTTAAGAAAACATAGGAGCAAAATGAGCGATATAGAGATCATCCAAGATAAATGCGTGGGCTGCGGGGCCTGCCTTCCTTCCTGCCCCTACGGGGCCATCACCCTGCAGGACAACCTGGCGGTCATCGACGACGACAAGTGCACCCTGTGCGGGGCCTGCGTGGCCTCCTGTGGTTTCGATGCCATACTGATCCGCAAGGATCAGGTAGAGAAGGCCGATATCTCCGATTTCAAGGGGGTGTGGGTGTTCGCCGAGCAGAAGAACGGACAGGTGCAGAGCATCTCCTACGAGCTGATGGGCGAGGGCCGCAAGCTGGCCGACGCTTTGGGGGTGGAGCTGGCCGCCGTGATTATGGGCAAGGACATCGGCCCGGCCTGCCAGGATCTGATCCAGCGCGGGGCCGACAAGGTCTATGCGGCGGACGATCCGGCCCTGGAGCATTTTTGCGACGAGCCCTATGCCAGGATCATGGCCGACCTGATCAAAGAATACAAACCGGAGATCGTGCTGGGCGGGGCCTCCACCATCGGCCGGGCGCTGATCCCCAAGGTGGCCATCAAAGCCCGCACCGGGCTGACCGCCGATTGCACCTCTCTGGCCATCGATGAAGAAAAGCGGATACTGCTGCAGACCCGTCCGGCCTTTGGCGGGAATATCATGGCCACCATCATCTGTCCCAACCACCGGCCCCAGATGGCCACCGTCCGGCACAAGGTGATGAAGGAGGCCGAGTGCGACAAGTCGCACCAGGGCCAGATCATAAAAAAGACCTATGATAAAGCCACTTTAGCCTCCCGCACCTCGGTGGCTCAGGTCATCGAGGAGGCCACCAATATGATCAAGCTGACCGAGGCCGACATCATCGTCTCCGGCGGCCGGGGGATGAAGGCCCCGGAGAATTTCAAACTGGTGGAGAACTTGGCCAGGGCGGTGGGCGGTGCGGTGGGCGCCTCCCGGGCGGCGGTGGATGCCGGCTGGATACCCTACTCCCACCAGGTTGGCCAGACCGGCAAGACGGTGGCCCCCAAGCTGTACATCGCCTGCGGCATCAGCGGGGCCATCCAGCACCTGGTGGGGATGCAGTCCTCCGACTGCATCATCGCCGTCAACAAGGACCCCGATGCGCCCATCTTTAAGGTGGCCAGTTACGGGATAGTGGGCGACGTCTTCGAAGTGCTTCCGGCCCTGACCAAGAAACTGCAGGAAACCTGCGGAAAGTAATAGAAGGGAAAAGATGTCTTCAGATTTTGTGGGAATGGGCGGGGCCCTGACCGTCTGCCTGATTGCCCTGAGCATAGTCTTCATAGCCCTGGCCATCATGGCCGGGGTGATATCCCTGGTGGGTCGGCTGGCCGGTGATAAGAACGGCATCCCGGAGGCCACAACATCGCCATCTGCCATTACAGCGACTGTGCAATCGAGCGATGATGAAGACCAGGAGATCGCCGCGGTGGTGATGGGGGCCTTATCGGCGGAACTGAGCAGGGTCGACGGACAGGTCAAACTAGCAGCAGGTCAGAGCAGTTCCTGGAGATTAGCTTCACTTCAGGAAGCTGTCAAAAGAGGGAGGCTGAA
This is a stretch of genomic DNA from Candidatus Edwardsbacteria bacterium. It encodes these proteins:
- a CDS encoding class I SAM-dependent rRNA methyltransferase, which codes for MKTILLRKNQERRIKAGHPWVFSNEIWKMPDRLYPGEDVQVSDSRGHLIGSGFYNPHSLISVRIYSRERREFDRELIRERLKQADDLRQRFYPGSKFYRLCYGESDGLPGLIIDRYDRQLVLEIMSLGTDCRKDFVVESLREQFDPECIYERSDSYSRKLEGLTPAIGALHGQLRSEITLEENGLKFSADLMYGQKTGWFFDQRDNRAALHPYVRGRTVLDCFCHTGGFAVNAAAGGASEVTGMDISPAAVEMAGRNAALNGLQKTCRFRKADVMQELKIMTESDVKYDLVILDPPAFAKNKKSVESALKGYKEINLRAMKLLPRGGILVSCSCSYHIEEEQFRVMLVDAARDAGRTIKLLEFRHQAKDHPVLLASKETQYLKCAFMAIE
- a CDS encoding electron transfer flavoprotein subunit beta/FixA family protein; translation: MNIVVCIKQVPDTTDVRIDPATNTLIREGVPSIINPFDMYAIEEGLRLREKLGGKVTVISMGPPQVIEALKEAISMGVDDAILLSDRAFAGADTWATSYTLSMGIRKMGGADVILCGKQAIDGDTAQVGPGVAEFLDIPQVTYVKKIEQIDDKKARAWRMTEEGYEVVDTSLPAMFTVVKEINEPRLPSLKGKMKAKSFQPTVWKAADIGADEKNIGLNGSPTNVVKIFTPPVRSGGVILQGDVQQAVEKVVEGLKERQII
- a CDS encoding MATE family efflux transporter, whose protein sequence is MSTASWSVQHFVDRMFLTWYSPEAIAAAMPAGMLNFALMCIFLGTAGYVSTFVAQYYGAKQEKQIGPMIWQGIYIAAIGGLLTLLLIPWSGDIFRWVGHEPLVQKNEAVYFAILCVGALPALMASALSGFYSGLGKTVPVMWINIAATAINIIFDYLMIFGHGGFPEMGMAGAAWATVFSAIFSVIAYALLIFRPKYNKLYDTLSGWRFSRTRFISLLKFGFPNGIQFFVDMAGFTFFILLVGRLGSDNLAASNIAFNVNTLAFMPMIGFGIATSVLVGQYLGRDDPQTASRSVYSAFHLTFIYMAAVALLYFFWPDLFLMPFAAKADPARFENIRRTTVILLRFVAVYSLFDGLNIIFSSAIKGAGDTKFVMYMVLALSLGLLSIPSYLAIVVMKAGIYSAWVVASVYVIILGVAFYLRFRGGKWKAMRVIEPAAPALIMHPETPAVE
- a CDS encoding DNA-directed RNA polymerase subunit beta', which codes for KLTEGSINPHDILRIKGPGAVQVYLVNEIQEVYRLNGVHINDKHIEVIVRQMLQKIKIEDPGDAIFIEGDQVDKTQVRDENERVMREGGRPATFQSLLMGITKSALSTSSFISAASFQETTRVLTEAAVQGKTDYLLGLKENVIVGRLIPAGTGLKRYRNLKIVEQQSQDEEELAPVAAAEPEFEEDEE
- a CDS encoding electron transfer flavoprotein subunit alpha, producing MSDIEIIQDKCVGCGACLPSCPYGAITLQDNLAVIDDDKCTLCGACVASCGFDAILIRKDQVEKADISDFKGVWVFAEQKNGQVQSISYELMGEGRKLADALGVELAAVIMGKDIGPACQDLIQRGADKVYAADDPALEHFCDEPYARIMADLIKEYKPEIVLGGASTIGRALIPKVAIKARTGLTADCTSLAIDEEKRILLQTRPAFGGNIMATIICPNHRPQMATVRHKVMKEAECDKSHQGQIIKKTYDKATLASRTSVAQVIEEATNMIKLTEADIIVSGGRGMKAPENFKLVENLARAVGGAVGASRAAVDAGWIPYSHQVGQTGKTVAPKLYIACGISGAIQHLVGMQSSDCIIAVNKDPDAPIFKVASYGIVGDVFEVLPALTKKLQETCGK
- a CDS encoding OadG family protein; amino-acid sequence: MSSDFVGMGGALTVCLIALSIVFIALAIMAGVISLVGRLAGDKNGIPEATTSPSAITATVQSSDDEDQEIAAVVMGALSAELSRVDGQVKLAAGQSSSWRLASLQEAVKRGRLK